The following coding sequences are from one Melanotaenia boesemani isolate fMelBoe1 chromosome 17, fMelBoe1.pri, whole genome shotgun sequence window:
- the LOC121628033 gene encoding lens fiber membrane intrinsic protein-like, which yields MYSFMGGGLFCAIVGNILLVVSTATDYWMQYRLSGNYAHQGLWRYCMSNKCYMQTDSIAYWNATRAFMILSGMSCFAGIIAGIMSFSHFSSFERFNRSFAAGIMFFVSTFFVLLAMAIYTGVTVNFLGRRFGDWRFSWSYILGWVAMLMTFFAGIFYICAYRMCECRRGTGPR from the exons ATGTACAGCTTCATGGGAGGGGGTCTGTTCTGTGCCATCGTGGGTAACATCCTGTTAGTGGTCTCCACTGCAACAGACTACTGGATGCAGTATCGTCTCTCTGGAAACTATGCCCACCAGGGTCTCTGGAGGTACTGCATGTCCAACAAGTGCTACATGCAGACTGACAGCATAG CTTACTGGAATGCCACCAGGGCCTTTATGATCCTGTCAGGGATGTCATGCTTTGCTGGCATCATCGCTGGCATCATGTCCTTTTCACACTTCTCCTCTTTCGAAAGGTTCAACCGCTCCTTTGCTGCAGGAATCATGTTTTTCGTCTCCA CTTTCTTTGTTCTGCTGGCTATGGCCATATACACTGGAGTGACAGTCAACTTCCTGGGAAGACGTTTTGGTGACTGGCGCTTCTCCTGGTCTTACATACTAGGCTGGGTGGCCATGCTCATGACATTCTTTGCAG GTATTTTCTACATATGTGCCTACAGAATGTGTGAGTGCAGGAGAGGAACTGGACCACGCTAG
- the ubqln4 gene encoding ubiquilin-4 isoform X1 codes for MADQGAADPGNNNNNKAEASEGTIIKVTVKTPKDKEEIAIAEDASVTQFKEEISKRFKAKQDQLVLIFAGKILKDGDSLSQHGIKDGLTVHLVIKTAHKAADGGSTSASSSSSTQAGSTSTSSPGTNPASTTGSTGSAPPPTQTPNILSESTSGFGDLASLAGLGMGSANFMELQQQMQRQLMSNPEMLSQIMENPLVQNMMSNPDLMRQMIMANPQMQQLMERNPEISHMLNNPELMRQTMELARNPAMMQEMMRNQDRALSNLESIPGGYNALRRMYTDIQEPMFSAAREQFGSNPFSALGGNSESGAQPSRTENREPLPNPWGTPNSSNPSESGGGTTGSTTTTGGTNPSVSNPLGINPGSLGNGMFNSPGMQSLLQQISENPQLMQNMLSAPYMRSMMQSLAQNPELASQVLMNNPLFAGNPQLQEQFRAQLPVFLQQMQNPEALSVMTNPRAMQALMQIQQGLQTLQTEAPGLMPSLMPGGIPGIPTGGGMPTENPASSPSSAGTNTAQQQLMQQMLQMFAGGGGGGSATTQTPEVRFQSQLDQLNAMGFINREANLQALIATGGDINAAIERLLGSQPS; via the exons ATGGCTGACCAAGGCGCCGCAGATCCTggtaacaacaacaataataaagcTGAAGCCTCAGAAGGAACTATTATTAAGGTCACAGTGAAAACCCCTAAAGACAAGGAAGAAATCGCCATCGCTGAAGATGCCTCTGTCACTCAG TTTAAAGAAGAGATCTCGAAACGGTTCAAAGCCAAACAGGACCAGTTGGTTCTGATTTTTGCAGGGAAGATCTTGAAGGATGGTGACAGCCTTAGCCAACATGGCATCAAAGATGGCCTGACAGTTCACCTAGTCATAAAGACAGCACACAA GGCAGCAGATGGTGGTAGCACCTCAGCCTCTAGCTCATCCTCCACTCAGGCAGGCAGTACCTCCACCTCTAGTCCAGGCACGAACCCAGCCTCTACAACAGGCTCAACTGGTTCTGCCCCACCACCCACACAGACACCCAATATACTTAGTGAGTCCACCT CTGGCTTTGGTGACCTGGCCAGTCTGGCTGGACTGGGCATGGGCTCTGCCAACTTCATGGAACTTCAGCAACAGATGCAGAGGCAGCTCATGTCAAACCCAGAGATGCTTTCTCAGATTATGGAGAACCCGCTGGTGCAGAACATGATGTCCAACCCTGACCTGATGAGACAGATGATCATGGCTAATCCTCAGATGCAGCAGCTGATGGAGCGCAACCCTGAGATCTCTCACATGCTTAATAACCCTGAGCTCATGCGGCAG ACCATGGAGCTGGCCAGGAACCCAGCTATGATGCAGGAAATGATGCGAAACCAGGACCGGGCTCTCAGCAACTTGGAGAGCATCCCAGGAGGTTACAATGCCTTGCGGAGGATGTACACAGACATCCAGGAACCCATGTTCAGCGCTGCCAGAGAACAG TTTGGTAGCAACCCGTTTTCAGCTCTAGGTGGGAACTCTGAGTCTGGTGCTCAGCCATCACGGACAGAGAATAGAGAGCCCCTGCCCAATCCATGGGGGACACCAAATTCTTCTAACCCCTCTGAGAGTGGAGGGGGGACCACAGGAAGTACCACCACCACAGGGGGAACCAACCCCAGTGTGTCTAACCCTCTTGGCATCAATCCTGGTAGTTTGGGAAATG GCATGTTCAACAGTCCAGGCATGCAGAGTCTACTGCAACAGATCTCGGAAAACCCTCAGCTGATGCAAAACATGCTGTCTGCTCCTTACATGCGCAGCATGATGCAGTCACTGGCTCAAAACCCAGAGTTAGCCTCCCAG GTTTTGATGAATAATCCATTGTTTGCTGGAAACCCACAGCTGCAGGAACAGTTCAGAGCTCAGCTGCCCGTCTTTCTGCAGCAG ATGCAGAACCCGGAGGCCCTGTCAGTGATGACCAATCCCCGGGCCATGCAAGCCCTAATGCAGATCCAACAGGGTCTACAGACGCTGCAGACAGAAGCCCCAGGCCTCATGCCCAG TCTGATGCCAGGTGGGATTCCTGGCATACCCACAGGAGGGGGCATGCCCACAGAGAACCCGGCGTCCTCGCCCAGCAGTGCTGGAACAAACACCGCCCAGCAGCAGCTGATGCAGcagatgctccagatgtttgctggtggaggtggtggaggaagtgCAACG ACCCAGACTCCAGAGGTTCGGTTCCAGTCCCAGCTAGACCAGCTGAACGCTATGGGCTTCATCAACCGCGAGGCCAACCTGCAGGCCCTCATTGCTACCGGAGGAGACATCAATGCCGCTATTGAGAGACTGCTGGGCTCACAGCCCTCGTAA
- the ubqln4 gene encoding ubiquilin-4 isoform X2 yields the protein MADQGAADPGNNNNNKAEASEGTIIKVTVKTPKDKEEIAIAEDASVTQFKEEISKRFKAKQDQLVLIFAGKILKDGDSLSQHGIKDGLTVHLVIKTAHKAADGGSTSASSSSSTQAGSTSTSSPGTNPASTTGSTGSAPPPTQTPNILTGFGDLASLAGLGMGSANFMELQQQMQRQLMSNPEMLSQIMENPLVQNMMSNPDLMRQMIMANPQMQQLMERNPEISHMLNNPELMRQTMELARNPAMMQEMMRNQDRALSNLESIPGGYNALRRMYTDIQEPMFSAAREQFGSNPFSALGGNSESGAQPSRTENREPLPNPWGTPNSSNPSESGGGTTGSTTTTGGTNPSVSNPLGINPGSLGNGMFNSPGMQSLLQQISENPQLMQNMLSAPYMRSMMQSLAQNPELASQVLMNNPLFAGNPQLQEQFRAQLPVFLQQMQNPEALSVMTNPRAMQALMQIQQGLQTLQTEAPGLMPSLMPGGIPGIPTGGGMPTENPASSPSSAGTNTAQQQLMQQMLQMFAGGGGGGSATTQTPEVRFQSQLDQLNAMGFINREANLQALIATGGDINAAIERLLGSQPS from the exons ATGGCTGACCAAGGCGCCGCAGATCCTggtaacaacaacaataataaagcTGAAGCCTCAGAAGGAACTATTATTAAGGTCACAGTGAAAACCCCTAAAGACAAGGAAGAAATCGCCATCGCTGAAGATGCCTCTGTCACTCAG TTTAAAGAAGAGATCTCGAAACGGTTCAAAGCCAAACAGGACCAGTTGGTTCTGATTTTTGCAGGGAAGATCTTGAAGGATGGTGACAGCCTTAGCCAACATGGCATCAAAGATGGCCTGACAGTTCACCTAGTCATAAAGACAGCACACAA GGCAGCAGATGGTGGTAGCACCTCAGCCTCTAGCTCATCCTCCACTCAGGCAGGCAGTACCTCCACCTCTAGTCCAGGCACGAACCCAGCCTCTACAACAGGCTCAACTGGTTCTGCCCCACCACCCACACAGACACCCAATATACTTA CTGGCTTTGGTGACCTGGCCAGTCTGGCTGGACTGGGCATGGGCTCTGCCAACTTCATGGAACTTCAGCAACAGATGCAGAGGCAGCTCATGTCAAACCCAGAGATGCTTTCTCAGATTATGGAGAACCCGCTGGTGCAGAACATGATGTCCAACCCTGACCTGATGAGACAGATGATCATGGCTAATCCTCAGATGCAGCAGCTGATGGAGCGCAACCCTGAGATCTCTCACATGCTTAATAACCCTGAGCTCATGCGGCAG ACCATGGAGCTGGCCAGGAACCCAGCTATGATGCAGGAAATGATGCGAAACCAGGACCGGGCTCTCAGCAACTTGGAGAGCATCCCAGGAGGTTACAATGCCTTGCGGAGGATGTACACAGACATCCAGGAACCCATGTTCAGCGCTGCCAGAGAACAG TTTGGTAGCAACCCGTTTTCAGCTCTAGGTGGGAACTCTGAGTCTGGTGCTCAGCCATCACGGACAGAGAATAGAGAGCCCCTGCCCAATCCATGGGGGACACCAAATTCTTCTAACCCCTCTGAGAGTGGAGGGGGGACCACAGGAAGTACCACCACCACAGGGGGAACCAACCCCAGTGTGTCTAACCCTCTTGGCATCAATCCTGGTAGTTTGGGAAATG GCATGTTCAACAGTCCAGGCATGCAGAGTCTACTGCAACAGATCTCGGAAAACCCTCAGCTGATGCAAAACATGCTGTCTGCTCCTTACATGCGCAGCATGATGCAGTCACTGGCTCAAAACCCAGAGTTAGCCTCCCAG GTTTTGATGAATAATCCATTGTTTGCTGGAAACCCACAGCTGCAGGAACAGTTCAGAGCTCAGCTGCCCGTCTTTCTGCAGCAG ATGCAGAACCCGGAGGCCCTGTCAGTGATGACCAATCCCCGGGCCATGCAAGCCCTAATGCAGATCCAACAGGGTCTACAGACGCTGCAGACAGAAGCCCCAGGCCTCATGCCCAG TCTGATGCCAGGTGGGATTCCTGGCATACCCACAGGAGGGGGCATGCCCACAGAGAACCCGGCGTCCTCGCCCAGCAGTGCTGGAACAAACACCGCCCAGCAGCAGCTGATGCAGcagatgctccagatgtttgctggtggaggtggtggaggaagtgCAACG ACCCAGACTCCAGAGGTTCGGTTCCAGTCCCAGCTAGACCAGCTGAACGCTATGGGCTTCATCAACCGCGAGGCCAACCTGCAGGCCCTCATTGCTACCGGAGGAGACATCAATGCCGCTATTGAGAGACTGCTGGGCTCACAGCCCTCGTAA
- the LOC121656934 gene encoding ras-related protein Rab-25-like has protein sequence MGTNDSYNFVFKVVLIGESGVGKSNLLSRFTKNEFNHDSRTTIGVEFSTRTVQLDTFTIKAQIWDTAGLERYRAITSAYYRGAVGALLVYDISKHLTYESAERWLKELYDHADPHMVVMLVGNKSDLDTIRTVPTEEARDFADKKGLMFMETSALDSTNVEAAFNEVLTAIHRKVASREVTRGSISAVTLSSPLGPTSETQGERKGCCKSS, from the exons ATGGGAACTAATGATTCgtacaattttgtttttaaag tggTGTTGATAGGGGAGTCTGGTGTTGGAAAAAGCAACCTTCTGTCCCGCTTTACCAAGAATGAATTCAATCATGACAGCCGTACCACCATCGGTGTAGAGTTCAGCACACGAACTGTTCAGCTGGACACCTTCACCATTAAAGCTCAAATCTGGGACACGGCAGGGCTGGAGAGATACAGGGCTATCACTTCAGC GTACTACAGAGGAGCAGTTGGAGCCCTCTTGGTGTATGACATTAGCAAACACCTGACCTATGAGAGTGCAGAGCGGTGGCTGAAAGAGCTGTATGACCATGCAGACCCTCACATGGTGGTGATGTTGGTCGGAAACAAGAGCGACCTGGACACCATCAGGACTGTGCCAACAGAGGAAGCCAGAGACTTTGCAG ACAAGAAAGGGCTCATGTTTATGGAGACATCGGCACTGGACTCCACAAATGTAGAAGCTGCTTTCAATGAAGTTCTGACAG CCATCCATAGGAAGGTAGCCAGCAGAGAGGTGACTCGTGGCTCTATTAGTGCTGTGACCCTGTCCAGCCCCCTTGGACCAACCAGTGAGACTCAGGGAGAACGTAAAGGCTGCTGCAAGAGCTCCTAA